The following are from one region of the Mauremys reevesii isolate NIE-2019 linkage group 2, ASM1616193v1, whole genome shotgun sequence genome:
- the JMJD4 gene encoding 2-oxoglutarate and iron-dependent oxygenase JMJD4 isoform X2 has protein sequence MVKHKWEEQGFSCKILSIFWNWTFFYLDYLIPNHPCVFSAKFTEGWGSRRNWVTRDGKPNFDYLLQHFGKAVVPVANCDVKEYNSNPKEQIPLKEYISYWKEYIKKNYHSPRGCLYLKDWHLYRAFPEQDVYTTPIYFTSDWLNEYWDAIGLDDYRFVYMGPKGSWTPFHADVFRSYSWSANICGKKKWLLYPPRQEEYLRDRHGNLPFDVTAPGLQDSSIYPRYAQSCPPVEIIQEAGEIVFIPSGWHHQVYNLEDTISINHNWVNGCNVAIMWSFLQDELAAVQREISEWRDTMEDWHLQCQVIMKSCTGINYKEFYNFLKVIAENRISVLNHVLDEEASAKNTHRAATSALGMLHAVFDLKRTVQVLTSLNANEDFKKLNPKSLSPPPEALLHHLKAAIDTALL, from the exons ATGGTGAAACACAAATGGGAAGAACAAGGCTTTTCCTGCAAGATTTTATCTATATTTTGGAACTGGACATTTTTTTACTT GGACTATCTGATTCCCAACCACCCATGTGTTTTCTCAGCTAAATTCactgagggctggggcagcaggaggaatTGGGTGACTCGGGATGGGAAGCCTAACTTTGATTATCTACTGCAGCATTTTG GGAAGGCTGTAGTACCTGTTGCCAACTGTGATGTCAAGGAATACAATTCTAATCCAAAGGAACAGATCCCTCTCAAGGAGTACATAAGTTATTGGAaagaatacattaaaaaaaactacCATTCACCCCGGGGGTGCCTCTACCTCAAAGATTGGCACTTGTACAG GGCTTTCCCAGAGCAAGATGTTTATACAACCCCCATCTATTTCACTTCTGACTGGCTGAATGAATACTGGGATGCCATAGGTCTGGATGATTATCGATTTGTCTACATGGGACCTAAGGGTTCATG GACTCCTTTTCACGCCGACGTCTTCCGCTCCTACAGCTGGTCTGCCAATATCTGCGGGAAAAAGAAATGGCTGCTCTATCCCCCCCGGCAGGAGGAGTACCTTCGAGATCGCCATGGTAACTTGCCCTTCGATGTCACTGCGCCTGGTCTGCAGGACAGCAGCATCTACCCACGCTATGCCCAAAGCTGCCCCCCCGTTGAAATCatccaggaagcaggggagatAGTCTTCATCCCTAGTGGATGGCACCATCAGGTGTACAACCTG GAGGATACCATTTCCATCAACCACAATTGGGTGAATGGCTGCAACGTGGCTATCatgtggagcttcctgcaggATGAATTAGCAGCCGTCCAACGGGAAATCAGCGAATGGAGAGACACTATGGAGGACTGGCACCTACAATGCCAG gTAATCATGAAATCTTGCACAGGCATAAACTATAAGGAGTTCTACAACTTCCTTAAGGTAATCGCGGAGAACAGGATTTCTGTCTTAAACCACGTTCTAGATGAAGAAGCTTCAGCAAAGAACACTCACAGAGCTGCCACTTCCGCTCTGGGCATGCTCCATGCGGTGTTTGATTTAAAAAGGACTGTGCAAGTGTTAACATCCTTAAATGCTAATGAAGATTTCAAGAAACTGAACCCTAAATCGCTGTCCCCACCGCCAGAGGCATTACTACACCACCTGAAAGCCGCAATAGACACAGCACTGTTATAG
- the JMJD4 gene encoding 2-oxoglutarate and iron-dependent oxygenase JMJD4 isoform X1, whose protein sequence is MDRAAFACSTAFFHDYSSASHGAVCLPQGHVDYIEKVESFSYSDFFRDYLIPNHPCVFSAKFTEGWGSRRNWVTRDGKPNFDYLLQHFGKAVVPVANCDVKEYNSNPKEQIPLKEYISYWKEYIKKNYHSPRGCLYLKDWHLYRAFPEQDVYTTPIYFTSDWLNEYWDAIGLDDYRFVYMGPKGSWTPFHADVFRSYSWSANICGKKKWLLYPPRQEEYLRDRHGNLPFDVTAPGLQDSSIYPRYAQSCPPVEIIQEAGEIVFIPSGWHHQVYNLEDTISINHNWVNGCNVAIMWSFLQDELAAVQREISEWRDTMEDWHLQCQVIMKSCTGINYKEFYNFLKVIAENRISVLNHVLDEEASAKNTHRAATSALGMLHAVFDLKRTVQVLTSLNANEDFKKLNPKSLSPPPEALLHHLKAAIDTALL, encoded by the exons ATGGACAGAGCAGCATTTGCCTGCTCCACTGCATTCTTTCATGATTACAGCAGCGCATCTCATGGTGCAGTCTGCCTGCCCCAGGGACATGTTGACTATATTGAAAAGGTAGAATCGTTCAGTTACTCCGATTTTTTCAGGGACTATCTGATTCCCAACCACCCATGTGTTTTCTCAGCTAAATTCactgagggctggggcagcaggaggaatTGGGTGACTCGGGATGGGAAGCCTAACTTTGATTATCTACTGCAGCATTTTG GGAAGGCTGTAGTACCTGTTGCCAACTGTGATGTCAAGGAATACAATTCTAATCCAAAGGAACAGATCCCTCTCAAGGAGTACATAAGTTATTGGAaagaatacattaaaaaaaactacCATTCACCCCGGGGGTGCCTCTACCTCAAAGATTGGCACTTGTACAG GGCTTTCCCAGAGCAAGATGTTTATACAACCCCCATCTATTTCACTTCTGACTGGCTGAATGAATACTGGGATGCCATAGGTCTGGATGATTATCGATTTGTCTACATGGGACCTAAGGGTTCATG GACTCCTTTTCACGCCGACGTCTTCCGCTCCTACAGCTGGTCTGCCAATATCTGCGGGAAAAAGAAATGGCTGCTCTATCCCCCCCGGCAGGAGGAGTACCTTCGAGATCGCCATGGTAACTTGCCCTTCGATGTCACTGCGCCTGGTCTGCAGGACAGCAGCATCTACCCACGCTATGCCCAAAGCTGCCCCCCCGTTGAAATCatccaggaagcaggggagatAGTCTTCATCCCTAGTGGATGGCACCATCAGGTGTACAACCTG GAGGATACCATTTCCATCAACCACAATTGGGTGAATGGCTGCAACGTGGCTATCatgtggagcttcctgcaggATGAATTAGCAGCCGTCCAACGGGAAATCAGCGAATGGAGAGACACTATGGAGGACTGGCACCTACAATGCCAG gTAATCATGAAATCTTGCACAGGCATAAACTATAAGGAGTTCTACAACTTCCTTAAGGTAATCGCGGAGAACAGGATTTCTGTCTTAAACCACGTTCTAGATGAAGAAGCTTCAGCAAAGAACACTCACAGAGCTGCCACTTCCGCTCTGGGCATGCTCCATGCGGTGTTTGATTTAAAAAGGACTGTGCAAGTGTTAACATCCTTAAATGCTAATGAAGATTTCAAGAAACTGAACCCTAAATCGCTGTCCCCACCGCCAGAGGCATTACTACACCACCTGAAAGCCGCAATAGACACAGCACTGTTATAG